ATCTCATTAAGAGAACTCAGTGATTTATATGAAGATCAATATAAAGAGAATTTGAGTAAATCAGGCTTGAATCATAGATTTGCCAAGATTAAACAAATGGCAGATCAAATTAGAGAAAGCAGGAACTCCAAATGATTTTAGGAATCGGTATAGATTTAGTTGAGCTTAATCGAATCAAGGAACTTATTAATGAACGCTTTATCAATCGTATATTGAGTTTAGAAGAACAATTGATATATAAGGGCATAACTAACGACAAAGTTAAACTAAGCTTTGTAGGCGGAAGATTTGCGGCTAAAGAGGCAATCTTTAAAGCTATATCTAAAGGTGACGGGTCTGCAAATTATACGGATTTCTCAATTTTGAATGATGAAAATGGAAAACCATATGTATCATCTAAATATATTGAAAATAAAACAATACATATAACAATAACGCACACAGATGCTTATGCGATGAGTTATTGTGTTATCGAACAAAATTAAAGTGAAAGATTATAATATCTTGATATTTACATATTTAAACAAATGGTTGTATTTTTAACGAATATTAGGTATAATTTTCTATGAATAGGATGTGAAAACATGGCGAAAAAACAAAATAAAAACGCAAAGAACAGAAAAAAAGTAAACTCGAAAACAAACGTACAAGCAAAACCAAAAGCCAATCAAACTAAAAAAGCTACAATGATTCCAGTAAATACTAAAAGAGAACCATCAAAAAGTGAAATCAAGTTTTTCAGAATTGGTATAGCAATCATAGCTCTAGGATTAGTAGTTGCAGCTATTGTAATGATTGTTAATAATTATATGACTCAAGAAGATGTTGATCCATATGCTGATTATAATCAACTTCAAACAGAAGAGTTAGTAGCAATTACAAAATATGTAAATGATACAACTTATGGAGATCTAGATTATTTCATTGGTAAATCACAATATGAAGATTTAAGAGTTATCTTAAATCAATATGATGTATTCTATTTTTATTTTTATCACAGTTCTGATCTTAATGAAGAGATACAAACTGAAATTGATAAACTAGAAGATATTATAGATTCTCCATTATTATTTATTGATTTAGATGCTTCAGAAAATATTATTTTACTAGAAGATACAAATTTAACACACTTAAATTTGAATGCTGACGATAATGATATGTTACTAGTATATGATATGCAACCAGAAAGTATTGAAGATTTCTTTATGCTTTATACTGACGTTGAAGATATTATTGAACAATTAGGTAATTTATAAAAGGGCTGTGCCCTTTTATGCTATATAAAGGAGTAAAAAACATGAATGAACAAATTATTAATGGTATTAAAAAACAATTAAAAATTGGTGATAAACAGGTTAGAAGTGTCCTTGATTTGTTAAATGAAGGCAACACTATACCCTTTATTGCTAGATATCGTAAAGAAGCAACAGGTGGTCTTGATGAAGAACAAATTAATGAGATTCATAAGACTTGGGAGTATCAAAATAATTTACTTGATAGAAAAGAAGCAGTCATAAGACTTATAGATGAAAAAGGTATGTTGACTGAAGAGTTAAAAAATGAGGTTTTAAAAGCTGATAAACTTGTAGAAGTTGAAGACTTATATAGACCATTTAAAGAAAAGAAAAAGACAAAAGCAACTGAAGCAGTTGCTAAAGGCTTGGAGCCTTTAGCTAATTTTATATTGATGTTTCCAGAAACTAGTATTGAAGAAGAAGCAGCTAAATTTGTTAATGATAAAGTAAGTTCAGTTGAAGAAGCAATTGAGGGTGCTAAGTATATCATTGCAGAAATGATTTCTGATGATGCAAATTATCGTAAATCATTAAGAGCTGAAATGGTTAAAGTTGGTGTCGTAGCAACTTCAGTTAAAAAGAATGCAGTTGATGAACGTAAAACTTATGAAATGTATTATGAGTATTCTGAACCTGTTAAACATATGAAGCCACACCGTATATTAGCAATCAATCGTGCAGAAAAAGAAAAAGTGATTACAGTTAAAATTGATTTAGATAAAGAAACAATGACTTCATATTTAGAGAAAAAGATGATTAAAAATGAATCATCTCCAGCAGCACCTTTAATCAAAGATGCTATTGCAGATGCACTTAAGCGTTTAATTTACCCTTCACTTGAAAGAGAAGTTAGAGCTGAATTAAATGAAATAGCAGAAGAACAAGCAATTGAAGTTTTTGCAGATAACCTTCAAAAACTATTATTACAACCTCCTTTAAAAGGGAAAGTTGTGTTAGGTGTAGACCCTGCATTTAGAACAGGTTGTAAATTAAGTGTTTGTAATGAACAAGGTCAAGTTTTAGAAAAAGGTGTTATTTATCCACATGAAAAGACAAAAGGTGGATCAATAACTGATGAACAAGTTATGAATTCTAAACGTGATATTCTTCGTTTAGTTCATAGACATAAAGTAGAAGTTATTGCTATAGGAAATGGCACAGCAAGTAGAGAAACCGAAAGTTTCATTGCTGGGTTAATTAAAGAAGTAGATATGAAAGTTCAATATGTGATTGTCAATGAAGCTGGTGCTTCAGTGTATTCAGCTAGTGAACTTGCAAGAGAAGAGTTTCCTGATTTTAGTGTTGAAGAAAGATCAGCAGCATCTATTGCTAGACGTCTTCAAGATCCATTATCAGAATTAGTTAAGATTGATCCTAAGAGTATTGGTGTTGGTCAATATCAACATGACGTTGCACCAAAGAAATTAAATGATAGTTTAAACTTTGTGGTTACACAAGCTGTTAATAATGTTGGTGTAAATGTTAATACAGCCAGTAAGGCTTTATTAATGTATGTTTCTGGTTTAAATAAAACTAGCGCAACTAATATTGTTAAATATAGAGATAAAATTGGTAAGTTTAACAATAGAGAAGATATTATTAAAGTTCCTCGTCTTGGAGATAAATCATTTGAACAAGCAATTGGATTTTTGCGTATACCTGAAGGTGTTGAACCACTTGATATGACTGCTGTCCATCCTGAGAGTTATCCAGTAGCAAAAGAAATTATGAAAAGATTTAATTTGACTGGTGATATGTTTGGTAAAGATGAAGTTAAATTAATTGTTGAACACATGGATAGATCTAAGCTTCAACAAGACTTAAATGTGGATCAATATACGCTAAGTGATATATTAGATGCATTTATTGCGCCTATTAGAGACCCTAGAGACCAATTTGCTCAACCATTATTAAAAAGTGATATTCTAAAACTAGAAGACTTAACAGTTGGTATGGAATTAGAAGGTACAGTCAGAAATGTAGTAGACTTTGGAGCATTTATTGATGTAGGATTAAAAGAAGATGGATTACTCCATATTTCTAAGATGTCAAACAAGTTTATTAAACATCCTAAAGATGTTGTAAACGTTGGAGATATCGTTAAAGTTTATGTTTTAAACATTGATACGAATCGTGGTAAGGTTGGACTTACTATGCTAGAAAATACAATTCAACAATAAAAAATATGGGGCTTTAAAAATATTAAAGTCCCTTATTTAAAAAAATGATATAGATAACCTTATTAAACATAATAATAGTTGACAAAAATCAAAAAATACGTTATTCTATAAAGGCGCGAAATCGCGTGTAATAAACGATTGGAGCAGTACTCAAGCGGCTAAAGAGGCGCCCCTGCTAAGGGTGTAGGCTAGGAAACTGGCGCGAGGGTTCAAATCCCTCCTGCTCCGCCATCGTTATTGGCCCGTTGGAGAAACGGTTAACTCACATGCCTTTCACGCATGCACTCACGGGTTCGAACCCCGTACGGGTCACCACCATTTTGAGTGTGCTATCATCCTAAACTCTAGGGTGGTAGTTTTTTTGTTTATTAAGACGTTAAATGTATCCAAAAACACATATTATTCTTTAAGATTTCAAATGATAGTATCAATTAGAGCGTTTGATTTTTATTAGCTTGATATATGCAGCATTTTCTTCAGCAGATCGAATGTTATTTGTTGGAAAATGGCGGATTTTTAAAATAAATAGTAAAATATTGAAAATTATAACAACATAAGCAAATTTCTTTCTGCAAAATAGAAATTGATAGATAGTTTTGAATACAACGTGAAAACATAGACTTATGTTGCTATTAGTTTTATGGATATTTATTATTTCAGGCGTGGTAAGCGTGGAAATTGTTGTAAATATATTTTTGTTATTCAATATATACACGTGGTATAATATGAGAAATAGCGGATTTTTTGATGTAATATTTATGATAAATAATAAATATTACCAATATGAATATCTATATGATTCGAGGGAGCAAATAAGATGGGTTCAACAACAAAAATGATTATATATAAAAAAGGAAGATTCACTGAGAATAACGAAATAATCATAACCTTAGTATTCTCTAAATTATTTTTTAGTATA
The sequence above is drawn from the Mariniplasma anaerobium genome and encodes:
- the acpS gene encoding holo-ACP synthase, translated to MILGIGIDLVELNRIKELINERFINRILSLEEQLIYKGITNDKVKLSFVGGRFAAKEAIFKAISKGDGSANYTDFSILNDENGKPYVSSKYIENKTIHITITHTDAYAMSYCVIEQN
- a CDS encoding Tex family protein produces the protein MNEQIINGIKKQLKIGDKQVRSVLDLLNEGNTIPFIARYRKEATGGLDEEQINEIHKTWEYQNNLLDRKEAVIRLIDEKGMLTEELKNEVLKADKLVEVEDLYRPFKEKKKTKATEAVAKGLEPLANFILMFPETSIEEEAAKFVNDKVSSVEEAIEGAKYIIAEMISDDANYRKSLRAEMVKVGVVATSVKKNAVDERKTYEMYYEYSEPVKHMKPHRILAINRAEKEKVITVKIDLDKETMTSYLEKKMIKNESSPAAPLIKDAIADALKRLIYPSLEREVRAELNEIAEEQAIEVFADNLQKLLLQPPLKGKVVLGVDPAFRTGCKLSVCNEQGQVLEKGVIYPHEKTKGGSITDEQVMNSKRDILRLVHRHKVEVIAIGNGTASRETESFIAGLIKEVDMKVQYVIVNEAGASVYSASELAREEFPDFSVEERSAASIARRLQDPLSELVKIDPKSIGVGQYQHDVAPKKLNDSLNFVVTQAVNNVGVNVNTASKALLMYVSGLNKTSATNIVKYRDKIGKFNNREDIIKVPRLGDKSFEQAIGFLRIPEGVEPLDMTAVHPESYPVAKEIMKRFNLTGDMFGKDEVKLIVEHMDRSKLQQDLNVDQYTLSDILDAFIAPIRDPRDQFAQPLLKSDILKLEDLTVGMELEGTVRNVVDFGAFIDVGLKEDGLLHISKMSNKFIKHPKDVVNVGDIVKVYVLNIDTNRGKVGLTMLENTIQQ